A stretch of Mycobacterium sp. ITM-2016-00316 DNA encodes these proteins:
- the lysX gene encoding bifunctional lysylphosphatidylglycerol synthetase/lysine--tRNA ligase LysX, with protein sequence MTATAVPHPSTTRRPSGFSWVPTAAGWIVGVIATLSLVASISPFVRSAIRVPREFVNDYIFNFPDTSFAWATVLALLAAALAARKSIAWWILVFYMVAAVAVNIADLIAGDESVLEEFGEIIGLVFHLASIGFLVLARHEFWAKVRRGALFKAVGTLLAGMALAIGVGWGLLELFPGTLQRDYRLGYAANRVVAFAGVDSAVFDGQHPGVLINALLGLFGALALVVAAIVLFRSQRATNALTGQDESAIRGLLELFGKNDSLGYFATRRDKSVVFAPNGRAAVTYRVEVGVCLASGDPVGDPRSWPAAIDAWLTLCQSYGWAPGVMGASAPAAQAFRDAGLNAIELGDEAILHPDRFKLSGPDMKPVRQAVTRARRAGLTVRIRRHRELTSDEMAIVVGRADAWRDTETERGFSMALGRLGDPADGDCMLVEAVAAGGTGENDNDGDVVAMLSLVPWGTNGVSLDVMRRSPQSPNGTIELMVSEICLQAEDLGITRISLNFAMFRSAFEQGAQLGAGPVARLWRALLVFFSRWWQLETLYRSNMKYQPEWVPRFACYEDAREVPRVGVASVIAEGFLVLPFSRRKEHTGEHVAAPKNLVDSGLLHRDGSAPDTLALQHDLPDDDRNRLPEQVRVRMAKLKMLQDNGVDAYPVGEAPSHTVEQALATTAADVTVTVAGRILRLRDYGGVLFAALRDWSGDVQLLLDNSRLTQGTNADFTGSIDLGDLIEVTGTMGLSRNGTPSLLVTRWRLIGKCLRPLPDKWKGLTDPEARVRTRYVDLAINTEARDLITARSRILHAIRETLVGKGFLEVETPILQQIHGGANARPFTTHINAYDLDLYLRIAPELYLKRLCVGGVERVFELGRAFRNEGVDFSHNPEFTLLEAYQAHADYNVWMHGCRELIQNAAEAANGAQVVMRPGPDGGLVAVDISGDWPVKTVHGAVSEALGEQIGPETGLDRLRSLCDGAGVPYLMHWDAGAVVLELYERLVEGQTERPTFYKDFPTSVSPLTRPHRSIDGVAERWDLVAWGVELGTAYSELTDPVEQRKRLQEQSLLAAGGDPEAMELDEDFLQALEYAMPPTGGLGVGVDRVVMLITGRSIRETLPFPLAKPR encoded by the coding sequence ACATGGTGGCCGCGGTGGCCGTGAACATCGCCGACCTGATCGCCGGCGACGAATCGGTGCTCGAGGAGTTCGGCGAGATCATCGGCCTGGTCTTCCACCTGGCGTCCATCGGGTTCCTGGTGCTGGCCCGTCACGAGTTCTGGGCCAAGGTCCGCCGTGGCGCCCTGTTCAAGGCCGTCGGCACCCTGCTCGCCGGGATGGCGCTGGCCATCGGGGTCGGATGGGGCCTGCTGGAGCTGTTCCCCGGCACGCTGCAGCGCGACTACCGGCTCGGCTACGCCGCCAACCGGGTGGTCGCGTTCGCCGGCGTCGACTCCGCGGTCTTCGACGGTCAACATCCCGGGGTCCTGATCAACGCGCTGCTCGGCCTGTTCGGCGCGCTGGCGCTGGTGGTCGCGGCCATCGTGCTGTTTCGTTCCCAGCGGGCCACCAACGCGCTGACCGGTCAGGACGAATCCGCCATCCGCGGGCTGCTGGAGCTGTTCGGCAAGAACGATTCGCTCGGCTACTTCGCCACCCGCCGCGACAAGTCGGTGGTGTTCGCTCCCAATGGACGCGCCGCCGTCACCTACCGCGTCGAGGTGGGCGTCTGTCTGGCCAGCGGGGACCCGGTCGGCGACCCGCGCTCCTGGCCGGCCGCCATCGACGCCTGGCTCACGCTGTGCCAGTCCTACGGCTGGGCTCCCGGCGTGATGGGTGCCAGTGCCCCCGCCGCACAGGCGTTTCGCGACGCCGGTCTCAACGCCATCGAACTCGGCGACGAGGCCATCTTGCACCCCGACCGCTTCAAGTTGTCCGGTCCGGACATGAAGCCGGTGCGTCAGGCCGTCACCCGGGCTCGCCGCGCAGGTCTGACCGTCCGCATCCGCAGGCACCGCGAACTGACCTCCGACGAAATGGCCATCGTGGTCGGCCGCGCCGATGCCTGGCGCGACACCGAGACCGAGCGTGGTTTCTCGATGGCGCTGGGCCGCTTGGGTGATCCCGCCGACGGTGACTGCATGCTGGTGGAGGCCGTGGCGGCCGGCGGCACTGGGGAAAATGACAACGACGGCGACGTCGTGGCGATGCTCTCCCTGGTTCCGTGGGGCACCAACGGAGTGTCGCTGGACGTCATGCGCCGCTCACCGCAGTCCCCCAACGGCACCATCGAGCTGATGGTCAGCGAAATCTGTCTGCAGGCCGAGGATCTCGGCATCACCCGCATCTCGCTGAACTTCGCGATGTTCCGGTCGGCGTTCGAGCAGGGCGCGCAACTGGGCGCCGGCCCGGTCGCCCGGCTGTGGCGTGCACTGCTGGTGTTCTTCTCCCGGTGGTGGCAGCTCGAGACCCTGTACCGCTCCAACATGAAGTACCAGCCGGAGTGGGTTCCGCGGTTCGCCTGCTACGAGGACGCCCGTGAGGTGCCCCGCGTCGGGGTGGCCTCGGTGATCGCCGAGGGATTCCTGGTGCTGCCGTTCTCCCGCCGCAAGGAGCACACCGGTGAACACGTCGCGGCGCCGAAGAACCTGGTGGACAGCGGGCTGCTGCACCGCGACGGCAGCGCCCCGGACACCCTTGCCCTGCAACATGATCTGCCCGATGACGACCGCAACCGGCTGCCCGAGCAGGTGCGGGTCCGGATGGCGAAGCTGAAAATGTTGCAGGACAACGGCGTCGACGCCTACCCGGTCGGCGAGGCGCCCAGCCACACCGTCGAGCAGGCCCTGGCCACCACCGCCGCCGATGTCACCGTCACCGTCGCCGGCCGCATCCTGCGGTTGCGGGACTACGGCGGGGTGCTGTTCGCCGCGCTGCGCGACTGGTCCGGTGACGTACAACTGCTGCTGGACAATTCGCGCCTCACCCAGGGCACCAACGCCGACTTCACCGGCTCGATCGACCTCGGTGACCTGATCGAGGTGACCGGCACCATGGGGCTCAGCCGAAACGGCACCCCGTCACTGCTGGTCACCCGGTGGCGGCTGATCGGCAAATGCCTGCGGCCGCTGCCCGACAAGTGGAAGGGCCTCACCGACCCGGAGGCCCGCGTCCGGACCCGCTACGTCGACCTCGCCATCAACACCGAGGCCCGAGACCTGATCACCGCGCGCAGCCGGATCCTGCACGCCATCCGGGAAACGCTGGTGGGTAAGGGATTCCTCGAGGTCGAGACACCGATCCTGCAGCAGATCCACGGCGGCGCCAATGCGCGCCCCTTCACCACCCATATCAATGCCTACGACCTGGACCTGTACCTGCGCATCGCGCCGGAACTGTATCTGAAGCGGCTCTGCGTGGGCGGCGTCGAGCGGGTCTTCGAACTGGGCCGCGCATTCCGCAACGAGGGCGTGGATTTCAGCCACAACCCGGAGTTCACGCTGCTGGAGGCCTATCAGGCGCACGCCGATTACAACGTCTGGATGCACGGCTGCCGCGAGCTCATCCAGAACGCCGCCGAAGCTGCCAACGGCGCCCAGGTGGTGATGCGCCCCGGTCCCGACGGCGGCCTGGTGGCGGTCGACATCTCCGGGGACTGGCCGGTGAAGACGGTGCACGGCGCGGTGTCCGAGGCACTCGGTGAACAGATCGGCCCGGAGACCGGCCTGGACCGGTTGCGCAGCCTCTGCGATGGCGCCGGGGTGCCCTACCTGATGCACTGGGACGCTGGTGCGGTGGTCCTGGAACTCTACGAGCGGCTCGTCGAAGGGCAGACCGAACGCCCGACGTTCTACAAGGACTTCCCCACCTCGGTCTCGCCGCTGACCCGTCCGCACCGCAGCATCGACGGTGTCGCCGAGCGCTGGGACCTGGTGGCCTGGGGTGTCGAACTGGGGACGGCCTACAGCGAGCTCACCGACCCGGTGGAGCAGCGCAAGCGTCTGCAGGAGCAGTCACTGCTGGCCGCCGGCGGTGACCCGGAGGCGATGGAACTCGACGAGGACTTCCTGCAGGCCCTCGAATACGCCATGCCCCCGACGGGCGGTCTCGGCGTCGGGGTCGACCGGGTGGTCATGCTGATCACCGGGCGCAGCATCCGCGAGACGCTGCCGTTCCCACTGGCCAAACCGCGCTGA
- a CDS encoding alpha/beta hydrolase family protein yields the protein MSGLLQHHASLMHGWVPVTVQVIAGLVLVAALRWRRRLVAAAAVGAALAAAAHWYVSSQGLAGEPAPHALWVWIGLTGFAAAALFSGGPGARWWRRTAAVAAVPLCALCAALAVNLWTGYFPTMQTAWGQLTAGPLPDQTDMATVAAFQVRHAVPRNGSLVPVDTGDAGSGFRHRGELVYLPPAWFASDPPPRLPTVMMIGGEMNTPEDWARAGNAVQTADAFAATHDGNAPVLVFADVGGTFNNDTECVNGPRGKVADHLTNDVVPTMISRFGVSPDPANWGVVGWSMGGTCAVDLTVMHPDRFSAFEDIAGDLSPNSGTKAQTIERLFGGDAAAYAAFDPATVISRHGRYSGVSGWFAVNGAGASPPPQTAAAAQSLCALGASHGIDCAVVARPGRHDWPFASSAFAEALPWLAGRIHTPDVPATPFPGAPAGPVTEQVARVGPGQ from the coding sequence ATGTCCGGGCTCTTGCAGCACCACGCTTCCTTGATGCACGGTTGGGTGCCGGTGACCGTTCAGGTGATCGCCGGGCTGGTCCTGGTGGCTGCGCTGCGGTGGCGACGCCGACTGGTCGCCGCCGCGGCCGTCGGGGCCGCACTGGCCGCGGCCGCGCACTGGTATGTGAGCAGCCAGGGGCTGGCCGGTGAACCCGCACCGCACGCGCTGTGGGTCTGGATCGGGTTGACCGGGTTCGCCGCCGCGGCACTGTTTTCCGGCGGGCCCGGAGCGCGCTGGTGGCGGCGCACCGCCGCCGTCGCGGCCGTCCCGCTGTGCGCTCTGTGCGCGGCGCTGGCCGTCAATCTGTGGACCGGGTACTTCCCCACCATGCAGACGGCCTGGGGCCAGCTGACCGCGGGGCCGCTGCCCGATCAGACCGATATGGCGACCGTCGCCGCATTCCAGGTCCGGCATGCGGTGCCGCGTAACGGTTCTCTGGTACCGGTGGACACCGGCGACGCCGGCTCGGGTTTCCGGCACCGCGGCGAGTTGGTCTATCTGCCGCCGGCCTGGTTCGCCTCGGATCCACCACCCCGGCTACCGACCGTGATGATGATCGGCGGCGAGATGAACACGCCCGAGGACTGGGCGCGGGCGGGCAACGCCGTGCAGACCGCCGACGCCTTCGCCGCGACGCACGACGGGAACGCTCCGGTGTTGGTGTTCGCCGATGTGGGCGGCACCTTCAACAACGACACCGAATGCGTGAACGGCCCCCGCGGCAAGGTCGCCGACCACCTCACCAACGATGTTGTCCCGACCATGATCTCGAGGTTCGGGGTCAGCCCGGATCCGGCCAATTGGGGTGTCGTCGGGTGGTCGATGGGCGGCACCTGCGCGGTCGACCTGACCGTGATGCACCCCGACCGGTTCTCGGCGTTCGAGGACATCGCGGGCGATCTGAGTCCGAACTCGGGCACGAAGGCACAGACGATCGAGCGTCTGTTCGGCGGTGATGCGGCCGCCTACGCCGCATTCGATCCGGCCACGGTCATCAGCCGGCACGGCCGGTACAGCGGGGTGTCGGGCTGGTTCGCGGTGAACGGGGCGGGTGCCTCACCGCCACCGCAGACCGCTGCGGCGGCCCAGTCGCTGTGCGCGTTGGGCGCATCACACGGTATCGACTGCGCAGTGGTCGCCCGGCCCGGCCGGCACGACTGGCCTTTCGCGTCCAGTGCTTTCGCCGAGGCACTGCCGTGGCTGGCCGGCCGAATCCACACCCCCGATGTTCCGGCCACCCCGTTTCCGGGTGCTCCAGCGGGACCCGTCACCGAGCAGGTGGCGCGGGTGGGGCCGGGTCAGTAG